In Aspergillus fumigatus Af293 chromosome 4, whole genome shotgun sequence, one genomic interval encodes:
- the alkA gene encoding DNA-3-methyladenine glycosylase II: MMALRRSARLNTALNNKVLPPQPRSPPKKSSRPQSSNRVNKAKSRSRKDVNDLKISVEQLPLDVTLPDSGAIPVSNNNVETVNTLDLISTDPPSRLHATPPPLDRPVEPHRTNATLLTPHGSSLVAYPPGSESLSPSKTGRPRPTATTGTLLEKAVAHLIATDARLEPLIRRHPCPLFSPEGLAEEIDPFRSLVSSIIGQQVSGAAARSIKDKFVALFNKDNEGQDPAKPPRFPTPEEVVQCDLATLRTAGLSQRKAEYIHGLSQKFATGELSARMLLNASDEELVEKLTAVRGLGRWSVEMFACFALKRIDVFSTGDLGVQRGCAAFMGKDVSKLKAKGGGKFKYMAEKDMLELAAKFAPYRSLFMWYMWRVEDVDVTVMNA; this comes from the exons ATGATGGCCCTCCGACGCTCGGCCCGCCTGAATACGGCGCTCAATAATAAAGTGCTGCCACCACAACCGCGGAGTCCACCAAAGAAATCAAGCAGGCCTCAGTCCAGCAACAGGGTCAACAAAGCGAAAAGCCGGTCTAGAAAAGATGTCAATGACCTGAAAATCAGTGTCGAACAGCTTCCTCTCGACGTAACGCTCCCAGATTCCGGAGCCATACCGGTCTCAAACAACAATGTGGAGACAGTTAACACTCTTGACCTTATATCTACCGACCCTCCAAGCAGACTACATGCaacccctcctccccttgACCGACCTGTCGAACCGCATAGGACAAATGCAACACTCTTAACACCCCATGGCTCCTCTCTCGTCGCCTACCCGCCCGGCTCGGAGAGTCTCTCCCCCTCCAAGACCGGTCGACCCCGTCCGACCGCTACGACCGGTACCCTCCTCGAGAAAGCCGTAGCACATCTAATTGCTACAGACGCGCGCCTGGAGCCGCTTATAAGGCGACATCCGTGTCCTCTATTTTCTCCTGAGGGACTGGCCGAGGAAATCGACCCCTTCCGCAGTCTCGTCAGCAGTATCATCGGACAACAGGTGTCAGGCGCTGCAGCCCGATCTATCAAGGACAAATTCGTGGCTTTGTTCAACAAGGACAATGAGGGACAGGATCCTGCGAAGCCGCCTCGGTTCCCCACACCAGAGGAGGTCGTCCAATGCGACCTCGCTACGTTACGTACTGCTGGACTCTCCCAGCGAAAAGCCGAATATATCCACGGGCTATCCCAGAAATTCGCTACCGGAGAACTCAGTGCGAGGATGTTGCTCAATGCCAGTGACGAAGAGCTCGTGGAGAAGTTGACTGCTGTCCGAGGGCTAGGCCGATGGTCCGTTGAGATGTTCGCGTGCTTTGCGTTAAAGCGCATTGATGTCTTTTCCACTGGAGATCTCGGCGTGCA GAGAGGCTGTGCGGCGTTCATGGGAAAGGACGTGAGTAAGTTGAAGGCTAAAGGAGGCGGTAAGTTCAAGTATATGGCCGAAAAAGACATGCTGGAACTGGCTGCGAAGTTCGCCCCGTACAG GAGCCTTTTCATGTGGTACATGTGGCGTGTagaggatgtcgatgtcACTGTAATGAACGCTTGA
- a CDS encoding iron-sulfur cluster assembly scaffold protein yields MFRRLATVAPRSVGAVASPRIAPAISGIQSQPINRASPTPQRRNYHEKVLDHYNNPRNVGSLPKDAPDVGLGLVGAPACGDVMKLQIRVDKDTSKITDVKFKTFGCGSAIASSSYLTELVRGMTLDEAAKIRNTDIAKELCLPPVKLHCSMLAEDAIKSAINDYYTKNPKAAKTDLSGTAASISNVEKTDGSTASL; encoded by the exons ATGTTCCGCCGTTTGGCTACTGTCGCTCCCCGCTCAGTCGGTGCTGTCGCGTCGCCTCGCATTGCGCCGGCCATTTCTGGAATCCAGTCTCAACCCATCAATAGGGCGTCTCCTACACCTCAGAGGAGAAATTATCACGAGAAAG TGCTAGATCATTACAACAACCCACGCAACG TTGGCTCACTACCCAAGGATGCTCCTGATGTCGGTCTCGGACTTGTTGGTGCACCTGCTTGCGGTGACGTTATGAAGCTCCAGATCCGAGTCGATAAGGACACCAGCAAGATCACCGACGTCAAGTTCAAGACTTTTGGCTGTGGTAGCGCGATTGCCAGCTCCAGCTACCTGACCGAGTTGGTGCGAGGAATGACGCTTGACGAGGCCGCTAAGATCCGGAATACCGACATTGCCAAGGAACTTTGCTTGCCCCCTGTGAAGTTACATTGCTCCATGCTTGCCGAGGACGCTATTAAGTCTGCCATCAACGACTACTACACCAAGAACCCCAAGGCTGCTAAGACTGATCTTTCTGGCACTGCGGCTTCCATTTCCAACGTGGAAAAGACCGACGGTAGCACCGCAAGCCTGTGA
- a CDS encoding ubiquinol--cytochrome-c reductase subunit 7, whose translation MRRRRLYTASNYARFLSGRLFGTHVTPDLSMQAVKLIILRFDDLIPEESDVVQTALKRLPPKEAYDRVFRIRRAFQCSVSHTLLPAHEHTKPEEDVEYLSPIIREIERENKERVDLDTLVVRR comes from the exons ATGCGACGGCGACGTCTCTATACGGCGTCCAATTATGCACGATTTCTCTCTGGTCGCTTATTTGGGACACATGTTACTCCTGACCTGTCTATGCAGGCAGTCAAGCTGATTATTCTCAGATTCGATGACCTGATTCCCGAGGAGAGCGACGTTGTTCAGACTGCCCTTAAGCGTCTTCCTCCCAAGGAAGCCTACGACCGCGTCTTCCGTATCCGCAGAGCTTTCCAG TGCTCCGTTTCCCACACCCTCCTTCCCGCTCATGAGCACACCAAGCCCGAGGAG GACGTCGAGTACCTGAGCCCTATCATCCGCGAAATCGAGAGGGAGAACAAGGAGCGTGTGGACCTCGACACCCTCGTTGTTAGACGGTAG
- a CDS encoding ABC1 kinase family protein — protein sequence MRVALRTPLRASDFDPAAVFRYNPNGFFLSQASKRNYSSTSSLRSPASIQSSWRGISRHHSHARSSFRTCPSSRFYSTKTPILPEDIKSRDNRSGHSGSQRSRRRLLKYAIIAGVVGATTVTLSDDVRHLYRAAQRTGRVVGTLAVCINDYRVTLKQDTPTEEERQEAIRACHKRCAERTLRVLEKNGSIFIKLGQHLSSMGYLLPLEWTTTFVPLQDKCPVSSIESVEEMFVTDTGHRIDELFSSFEPLPIGAASLAQVHIGTLKETGQKVAVKVQHPALAEWVPLDLALTRFTFSMLKRFFPEYDLEWLSNEMDFSLPQELDFRMEAENARRASEYFKNHSDAPLVIPEVMWAQKRILVMEFLSGHRPDDLEYLDSNHIDRDEVSAAFAHIFNEMIFGDNAPLHCDPHGGNIAIRKNPNRRRHNFDIILYDHGLYRDIPRDLRRNYAKLWLAVIEADEGRMREYARKVAGITDEQFPLFASAITGRDYTVLANKDVASPRTAAEKENISGALGEGMLQQLVELLGQVPRIILLILKTNDLTRSLDENLHTRQGPIRTFLILARYATRTVFEEKMENINETGGMLRPLNFLRFLWAWTGYLRVELKLSIYETLLSMKSQFGLI from the exons ATGAGAGTGGCGCTCCGCACCCCATTGCGGGCATCGGATTTTGATCCAGCGGCAGTGTTCAGATACAATCCGAATGGTTTCTTCTTGAGCCAAGCTTCGAAGCGCAATTATTCGTCTACGTCTTCTCTGCGATCTCCGGCCTCCATTCAAAGTTCATGGAGAGGGATATCTCGGCACCATTCACATGCGCGATCGTCATTCCGCACATGTCCGTCTTCGCGGTTCTATTCTACAAAAACACCTATCTTGCCGGAGGATATCAAGTCTCGGGACAATAGATCGGGTCATTCAGGTTCACAGCGATCGCGGAGGAGGCTTCTAAAATATGCAATCATCGCCGGTGTCGTCGGCGCTACAACGGTGACCTTATCAGATGATGTACGGCATCTATATCGCGCGGCACAGCGTACAGGCCGGGTTGTCGGGACTCTGGCTGTCTGTATCAATGA TTACCGTGTCACCCTCAAACAAGATACTCcaacagaagaagagcgaCAAGAGGCTATCCGAGCATGTCATAAGCGTTGCGCAGAACGAACCCTACGTGTTCTCGAGAAGAATGGGTCTATCTTTATAAAGTTGGGCCAGCATCTCAGTAGCATGGGTTATCTTCTTCCGTTGGAATGGACGACGACTTTCGTCCCTCTGCAAGACAAGTGTCCCGTCTCGTCTATTGAGTCCGTCGAGGAAATGTTCGTCACCGACACGGGCCATCGCATCGATGAGTTATTCTCGAGTTTCGAGCCATTGCCCATTGGAGCCGCATCTCTTGCCCAGGTTCACATTGGTACGCTGAAGGAGACTGGTCAGAAGGTTGCTGTTAAAGTGCAGCATCCTGCATTGGCCGAATGGGTGCCCTTAGACCTGGCATTGACACGGTTTACTTTCTCGATGTTGAAAAGATTTTTCCCCGAATATGATCTAGAGTGGCTCTCGAATGAAATGGATTTCTCGCTACCCCAGGAATTGGATTTCCGCATGGAGGCAGAGAATGCCAGGAGGGCTAGTGAGTATTTCAAAAATCACTCAGATGCTCCGTTAGTGATTCCGGAAG TCATGTGGGCTCAGAAAAGGATTTTGGTTATGGAATTCCTCTCAGGCCATCGTCCGGATGATCTCGAATATTTGGACTCCAACCATATTGACCGTGACGAGGTCTCCGCCGCGTTCGCACATATCTTCAACGAAATGATCTTCGGAGACAATGCCCCGTTACACTGTGACCCCCACGGCGGTAATATCGCCATTCGCAAGAACCCCAACCGACGCCGCCACAACTTCGATATCATCCTCTACGACCACGGCCTGTACCGCGACATTCCACGCGATTTACGTCGTAACTATGCTAAGCTCTGGCTGGCAGTCATCGAAGCAGATGAAGGCCGCATGCGTGAGTATGCGCGTAAGGTCGCAGGTATCACAGACGAACAATTTCCCCTGTTCGCGAGCGCAATCACCGGACGAGATTACACCGTGCTAGCCAATAAGGATGTCGCTTCTCCACGCACGGCTGCCGAAAAAGAGAACATCTCCGGTGCGCTCGGGGAGGGCATGCTGCAACAGCTCGTTGAGTTGCTTGGCCAGGTACCCCGGATCATTCTTTTGATACTGAAGACAAACGATCTGA CCCGCAGTCTGGACGAAAATCTACATACCCGACAGGGACCCATACGCACATTTCTTATCCTAGCCCGCTACGCCACGCGCACCGTCTtcgaagagaagatggagaacATCAACGAGACCGGCGGCATGCTCCGCCCACTCAACTTCTTGCGGTTTCTCTGGGCCTGGACAGGCTATCTCCGGGTTGAACTGAAACTCTCCATCTACGAGACTCTGCTGTCTATGAAAAGTCAGTTCGGGTTGATCTGA